In Cryptomeria japonica chromosome 10, Sugi_1.0, whole genome shotgun sequence, a genomic segment contains:
- the LOC131859140 gene encoding F-box/kelch-repeat protein At5g15710-like gives MGPLTIRKETMWSDLPEHLMERILECLPVDCFFRFRAVCKTWNTLFSSQHFNSIARNSHPFLILCPSDTQLPSLIYSFITNTWLTISLSFIPHDYPINFRGSASGLLLADINANFLFGYNSPTLCVCNPLTQTYSMLPEMVSVSRITAKTILPAGNKMEEYTVMVVGMSSTGTVLIEAYNSTSKAWKVAGTFPDVVLRSENMLFFKGYLLGMIASGGIMAYNIEQGIISIMAMPTAEANNSRARLVCCKRGVFVVRAIEENHCLKGVIVW, from the coding sequence ATGGGTCCTCTCACAATTCGTAAGGAAACAATGTGGTCAGACTTGCCTGAACATTTGATGGAGAGAATACTGGAATGCCTTCCAGTGGACTGCTTCTTCCGTTTCAGGGCTGTTTGCAAGACCTGGAATACTCTCTTCTCATCCCAACATTTCAATTCAATAGCTAGAAATAGCCACCCATTTCTCATTCTTTGCCCCTCCGACACCCAATTGCCCTCGCTAATCTATTCCTTCATTACCAACACTTGGCTAACAATTTCTTTATCTTTCATACCTCATGATTACCCCATCAACTTCAGGGGATCTGCTTCTGGGCTGCTCTTGGCAGATATTAACGCCAATTTCTTATTTGGCTATAATTCTCCAACGCTCTGTGTTTGCAATCCCCTTACCCAAACGTACTCGATGCTACCAGAAATGGTCTCTGTGAGTAGAATTACGGCTAAGACTATTTTACCAGCGGGGAATAAGATGGAAGAATATACAGTCATGGTGGTGGGCATGAGCAGCACTGGTACAGTTCTAATAGAAGCATATAATTCGACTAGCAAGGCATGGAAAGTTGCAGGTACCTTTCCTGATGTGGTTTTAAGGAGTGAAAATATGTTATTTTTCAAGGGCTATTTGTTGGGCATGATTGCCAGCGGGGGCATAATGGCCTACAATATTGAACAGGGGATCATTTCTATCATGGCTATGCCCACAGCAGAGGCCAACAATTCACGGGCTCGGCTTGTTTGTTGTAAGCGTGGCGTGTTTGTGGTTCGGGCAATCGAAGAAAATCACTGTTTGAAAGGTGTAATTGTGTGGTAG